AGGGCGTCGGTCGCTTCTTCGGGCCGTTGTCGACGCACACGGCGACGTAGATGCCGATCGACTCGTCGAAGCCCTCGCCCGTGACCGTGACCTCGGCGCCCGTCGGGTCGAGCTCGTTCGCGCGCGTCACCGTGACGCTCTGGCCCTCGGGTCCCTCGGCCGTCACGGGGCCCTCTTCCGCGTGCGCGCCCGGCGCGACCGCGAGGAGGCCGAGCGTGGCGACCGCGGTCACGAGCGCGCGCCGGAACGGCAGCCGGGAACCGGCTGCAGGCATGGGGGTGCGAAGCATGGAAGGGGATCCTCGTCGGCGCAGATAGGGAGGTTGCGACCTAGGTAAGGATAGCCTTTGTTGCCCGCCCGCGGGGCGGTCCGCTCAGAGGTGAATATCACCAAGCTCGGCGAAGAGAGCCTGGTTGAGACGGAACGCTTCCTGTGCCTCCGCGACGACGGCCGCGCGGCCCTCGTCGTCGAAACGCAGAGCGTCGAGACGCTCGCGGTAGAGGTCCTTGAAGACCTTCGGCTTCTCGATGCGGTCGAAGCGGTAGAAGGAGACGCCCTCCTCGCCGAAGCCGTAGTGCCGCTGCAGCATCGTGCGGATGACCTGCCCGCCCGAGAGGTCGCCGAGGTAGCGGGTGTAGGCGTGCGCGGCGTACTGGGGGAGCGTGTCGATCGCGTCGAGGCGGGCGACGTACTGCGCGGTCGCGGGGAGGACGGTGACCTTCTCGGCCCACTCGGCGCCGAAGAGGAACTCGAGGTCCTGCTCGATCTGCGGCGTGCGCTCGAGCTCGTCGAACACGATCTCGGCTGCGGCGCCCTCGGGGGTCGCCGCGATGCGGGCGCTCGCAGCCTCGAGCGCGCCGTAGATCGCGAGCTGCTGCGCAGCGAGGTCCGCGTACGCGGCCTTGCCGCGGTCGCCGAAGCCGCCGGACATGAGCGTCTCGATGAAGCCCATCGTCTCCGCCTCGCGGTGGACCTGGCGGGTGCCCTCGCGGAGCAGGGAGGACAGCGTGGCTCCCTCGGTCGCGAGCGTGTCTGCGGGGGCGGTGGCGGTGGCGGTCACGGAGGGTCTCCAGTGCGGTCGTCAAGGCCGGGCGTGGCCGTGCGTGAAGGACATGACTGTTTGTCATGACACGGTGACACCTCACCACACCTAGTTAGGTTTGCCTACCTCGTTCACACGATGACGACCCCTGGCGCCCCCGCGGCAGCGCATGGTTACGCTCACCCATGGACACGATGACGGACACCCCTGCCGAGCAGCCGTACGAGGGTGCGGTCGAGCCCGACACGAAGGACTGGACCTGGGTGCTCCGCGAGACGTGCCCCGAGTGCGGTTTCACCGCCGCCGACGTCGACCCGCGGACCGTCCCGGACCTCATCCCCGCGCAGACCGCCTTCTGGCGCCGCGTCCTCGTCCACCCGCGCGTGGCCGAGCGCCCTGCGCCCGACGTCTGGTCACCCCTCGAGTACGCGTGCCACGTGCGCGACGTCTACGACATCTTCGGCACGCGCGTCGAGCTCA
This genomic window from Flavimobilis soli contains:
- a CDS encoding heme oxygenase (biliverdin-producing), whose product is MTATATAPADTLATEGATLSSLLREGTRQVHREAETMGFIETLMSGGFGDRGKAAYADLAAQQLAIYGALEAASARIAATPEGAAAEIVFDELERTPQIEQDLEFLFGAEWAEKVTVLPATAQYVARLDAIDTLPQYAAHAYTRYLGDLSGGQVIRTMLQRHYGFGEEGVSFYRFDRIEKPKVFKDLYRERLDALRFDDEGRAAVVAEAQEAFRLNQALFAELGDIHL
- a CDS encoding DinB family protein, with the translated sequence MDTMTDTPAEQPYEGAVEPDTKDWTWVLRETCPECGFTAADVDPRTVPDLIPAQTAFWRRVLVHPRVAERPAPDVWSPLEYACHVRDVYDIFGTRVELIRDEDDPTFRNWDQDQAAVEGRYREQRPLVVADELTECAAALAAIVKTLPDDAWDRKGERSNGSSFTTTTLLQYFLHDVVHHVHDVRQHLGEV